The window GTTCTCTTGGAGAAATTCCTATCACAGAAAAACAAGCCTCTCGATTACATCTGACGTCTCGTTGTCGGATTTCTCCATTTTTAGAAAAATGTTGTTTACGGATTAGCGCTAATGAATCTTACCAAAATGCAGAGTTAGAATTAGAATTATTAATGGGAGTAAAAATTGGCCATACTACACTTCATAGACTGGTACAAAGAACAGAATTTTCTCCTCCTGACACTCAAGAAACTGTAACAGAATTAAGTGCAGATGGTGGGAAAGTTAGAGTACGAAACCCTAACGGTCAAAGCTGTGAATGGCTTGAGTATAAAGCAATTAGGCTGCAAAAAGTTTATCATAATGCGGCTTTTAAAGACAATCTATTCCTAAGCGATTGGGTGAATTCTCAAAAACTGGCTGCGCTTTTAGTGTGTTTGGGAGATGGTCATCCTGGTGTGTGGAAATTAATGTCAGAAATTTCTACCTCTTCAGAAAGGTGGGAAATACTAGATTGGTATCATCTGAAAGAAAATCTTTATAAAATTGGGGGTTCTCTGAAACGCCTCCAACAAATTGAATCTTATTTAT of the Ancylothrix sp. D3o genome contains:
- a CDS encoding ISKra4 family transposase (programmed frameshift), which encodes MTPEESQKLQEHITAIAKILYQNTPSEDLVSLETIEKSVRQQILEKVSPQVAFFFIKEKTGTIKGRTRKLKSSLGEIPITEKQASRLHLTSRCRISPFLEKCCLRISANESYQNAELELELLMGVKIGHTTLHRLVQRTEFSPPDTQETVTELSADGGKVRVRNPNGQSCEWLEYKAIRLQKVYHNAAFKDNLFLSDWVNSQKLAALLVCLGDGHPGVWKLMSEISTSSERWEILDWYHLKENLYKIGGSLKRLQQIESYLWCGEVEEALAVLGEYRRQKSQKFLKYLQEHKSRIINYKKVQASELCSIGSGAVESAIKQLDLRLKLVGAQWNKHNVNQMLQLRCAYLNGQLA